From one Leptolyngbya sp. BL0902 genomic stretch:
- a CDS encoding type II toxin-antitoxin system HigA family antitoxin: MILTLDRESYGTLLATYQPQVIQSAVAYAEALSALETLLEKGEDLSAEESAIATLLATLIEDYEEQQLDQMNLEAVTPHEVLRHLMEARDLRQADLVPLVGSKGLVSEIVNGKRAISKAQAKVFGSFFHVSPALFI, translated from the coding sequence ATGATACTCACCCTTGATCGAGAATCCTACGGTACGCTGCTGGCCACCTACCAGCCCCAGGTGATTCAATCTGCGGTGGCCTATGCAGAAGCCCTATCGGCCCTAGAAACCCTACTGGAAAAAGGGGAAGACCTGAGCGCTGAGGAATCAGCCATTGCCACCCTACTGGCCACCTTGATCGAAGATTACGAAGAGCAGCAACTCGACCAGATGAACCTAGAAGCGGTAACGCCCCACGAAGTTCTGCGGCATTTGATGGAGGCGCGAGACCTCCGGCAGGCAGATTTAGTACCCCTCGTAGGATCTAAAGGCCTTGTGTCTGAAATCGTGAATGGTAAGCGGGCGATCAGCAAAGCCCAGGCCAAGGTGTTTGGATCCTTTTTCCATGTGTCTCCGGCCCTATTTATTTAG
- a CDS encoding nucleotidyltransferase family protein translates to MPLPTATQMQTYIATARHRQQQRQAMLQERRTQGLAVAHIAAQILREEFGVGRVVLFGSVLSETDFHETSDLDLAIWDLPASVYFQAVARLMEFPEFEIDLVEAEAASPHLQAGIEQGIEL, encoded by the coding sequence ATGCCCCTACCCACCGCTACCCAAATGCAAACCTATATTGCTACGGCCCGCCATCGCCAGCAGCAACGACAGGCCATGCTACAGGAGCGACGAACTCAGGGACTAGCCGTAGCCCACATAGCGGCTCAAATCTTACGGGAGGAGTTCGGTGTGGGCCGAGTGGTGTTGTTTGGGTCTGTCCTCAGCGAAACTGACTTCCACGAAACCTCCGATTTAGACCTGGCTATCTGGGACTTACCAGCTTCTGTCTACTTCCAGGCGGTCGCTCGTTTAATGGAATTTCCAGAGTTCGAGATTGATCTGGTAGAGGCCGAAGCGGCCAGTCCTCACCTGCAAGCAGGCATTGAACAGGGGATCGAGCTATGA
- a CDS encoding AAA family ATPase: MTTCGLTLGKFAPLHRGHQCLIETALAEMDEVIVMVYDCPETTDVPLSVRANWVRQLYPTVKVIEAWDGPTEIGDTPAIKQAHETYVLRQLQGQRVTHFYSREFYGEHMSVALGAVNRLVDWTPQSTWEIRTAVPISATQIRASPYEHRQFLHPLVYRDLITHVVFLGAPSTGKTTLAEVLAQCHNTRWMPEYGREYWETHQVERRLSLEQLEAIAVGHLEREESHLAQANRYLFTDTNALTTYRFSLYYHGTATPYLTELANRCSARYDLVFLCETDIPYDDTWDRSGAGNRDVFQKQIVSDLLVRRIPFFRVSGDLQRRIRQAEKVLAQFQKYHNLLDSVPIAHD; encoded by the coding sequence ATGACCACCTGCGGACTCACCCTGGGCAAGTTTGCACCCCTCCATCGGGGGCATCAATGTTTGATCGAAACAGCCCTTGCCGAGATGGATGAGGTGATCGTCATGGTCTACGATTGCCCCGAAACGACGGATGTGCCGCTGTCGGTGCGGGCGAACTGGGTGCGGCAGCTCTATCCGACAGTCAAGGTGATAGAAGCTTGGGATGGGCCAACCGAGATTGGCGATACGCCAGCCATTAAGCAAGCCCATGAAACCTACGTTTTGCGGCAGCTTCAGGGCCAGCGCGTGACCCATTTCTACTCCAGGGAGTTCTATGGTGAGCACATGAGTGTGGCGCTGGGGGCCGTCAATCGCTTAGTGGACTGGACGCCGCAGTCTACCTGGGAAATCCGTACCGCTGTTCCCATTTCGGCCACCCAAATCCGTGCCAGTCCCTATGAACATCGCCAGTTTTTGCATCCCCTGGTCTACCGAGACCTGATTACCCATGTCGTCTTCCTAGGGGCACCCTCCACGGGCAAAACCACCCTGGCGGAAGTCCTCGCCCAGTGCCACAACACCCGCTGGATGCCGGAATATGGCCGAGAGTATTGGGAAACCCATCAAGTCGAACGGCGGCTGTCCCTGGAACAACTGGAAGCGATTGCCGTGGGCCATTTAGAGCGAGAAGAGTCCCACCTCGCCCAGGCGAACCGCTATTTGTTCACCGACACCAACGCCCTTACCACCTACCGCTTCTCGCTGTACTACCACGGCACGGCTACGCCCTATCTAACAGAGCTTGCTAACCGCTGTTCCGCCCGCTATGACCTGGTGTTTCTGTGCGAGACCGATATTCCCTACGATGACACCTGGGATCGGTCGGGGGCGGGCAACCGAGACGTTTTTCAAAAGCAAATTGTCAGCGATTTGCTGGTGCGGCGGATCCCCTTCTTTCGGGTCAGCGGCGACCTGCAACGCCGGATTCGTCAGGCGGAGAAGGTGCTGGCTCAGTTTCAGAAGTACCATAACCTTCTAGATTCGGTGCCGATTGCCCATGACTGA
- the pnuC gene encoding nicotinamide riboside transporter PnuC: MTDLLSINTIAFTLLGYPMSYIELVGTLLYLWSVGLMARKQRLTWPVGILSVLSYMSLFYQIRLYSDALEQVYYLVVSVYGWWWWSRQGTAEASPAGFFYSPRRQSVLTLGATLGVGLALGGMMGEIHTWLPRWFPEAAAFPFLDAITTVMSFTAMALMAQKRIESWFYWIVVDIIAIGLYYVKEVRFLSLLYVLLLGIALHGLKTWHRAYRPALRHDT, encoded by the coding sequence ATGACTGACCTGCTGAGCATCAACACCATCGCCTTTACCCTGCTGGGCTACCCCATGAGCTACATCGAGCTGGTGGGGACACTCCTCTATTTGTGGTCGGTTGGGTTAATGGCCCGCAAGCAGAGGCTAACCTGGCCCGTTGGCATCCTCAGCGTGCTGTCGTATATGAGTCTGTTCTATCAAATTCGGCTCTACTCCGATGCCCTAGAGCAGGTCTATTACCTAGTGGTCAGCGTCTATGGCTGGTGGTGGTGGAGTCGGCAAGGTACCGCCGAAGCCAGTCCCGCAGGATTTTTTTACAGCCCTCGTCGCCAAAGTGTGTTAACCCTGGGCGCAACCTTAGGGGTAGGGCTGGCCCTAGGAGGCATGATGGGCGAGATTCATACCTGGCTACCCCGGTGGTTTCCAGAGGCCGCCGCCTTCCCTTTCCTGGATGCCATCACCACGGTCATGAGTTTTACGGCCATGGCGTTGATGGCCCAGAAACGGATTGAAAGCTGGTTTTACTGGATTGTGGTCGATATCATCGCCATTGGCCTGTATTACGTCAAAGAGGTACGGTTTCTCTCGTTGTTGTATGTCCTTTTGCTGGGAATTGCCCTCCATGGGCTGAAGACTTGGCACCGTGCCTACAGGCCAGCCCTTCGCCATGATACTTAA
- the psbA gene encoding photosystem II q(b) protein has product MTTTLQRQQSASLWEQFCQWVTSTENRLYIGWFGVLMIPTLLAATACFVIAFVAAPPVDIDGIREPVAGSLMYGNNIISGAVVPSSNAIGLHFYPIWEAASLDEWLYNGGPYQLVIFHFLIGVFCYMGREWELSYRLGMRPWICVAYSAPVAAATAVFLIYPIGQGSFSDGMPLGISGTFNFMLVFQAEHNILMHPFHMMGVAAVFGGSLFSAMHGSLVTSSLVRETTETESQNYGYKFGQEEETYNIVAAHGYFGRLIFQYASFNNSRSLHFFLGAWPVIGIWFTALGISTMAFNLNGFNFNQSILDSQGRVIGTWADVINRANLGMEVMHERNAHNFPLDLATAEAPEIIG; this is encoded by the coding sequence ATGACCACAACCCTTCAACGGCAACAATCTGCCTCCCTCTGGGAGCAGTTCTGCCAGTGGGTGACCAGCACCGAAAACCGCCTGTACATTGGCTGGTTCGGCGTGCTGATGATCCCCACTCTGCTGGCTGCTACCGCCTGTTTCGTAATCGCCTTCGTTGCTGCTCCCCCCGTGGACATCGACGGCATCCGTGAGCCTGTTGCTGGCTCCCTGATGTACGGCAACAACATCATCTCTGGTGCTGTTGTTCCTTCCTCCAACGCTATCGGTCTGCACTTCTACCCCATCTGGGAAGCCGCTTCCCTGGATGAGTGGCTGTACAACGGTGGCCCCTACCAGTTGGTGATTTTCCACTTCCTCATCGGCGTCTTCTGCTACATGGGTCGTGAGTGGGAACTGAGCTACCGCCTCGGTATGCGCCCCTGGATCTGCGTGGCTTACTCTGCCCCTGTGGCCGCTGCCACCGCTGTGTTCCTGATCTACCCCATCGGTCAAGGCTCCTTCTCTGACGGGATGCCCTTGGGTATCTCTGGTACCTTCAACTTCATGTTGGTGTTCCAGGCTGAGCACAACATTCTGATGCACCCCTTCCACATGATGGGTGTGGCCGCTGTGTTCGGTGGGTCTCTGTTCTCCGCCATGCACGGTTCTCTGGTGACCTCTTCTCTGGTGCGTGAGACCACCGAGACCGAGTCTCAGAACTACGGCTACAAGTTTGGCCAAGAAGAAGAGACCTACAACATCGTGGCTGCCCACGGCTACTTCGGTCGTCTCATTTTCCAATACGCCAGCTTCAACAACTCTCGTTCTCTGCACTTCTTCTTGGGTGCATGGCCCGTCATCGGCATCTGGTTCACCGCTCTGGGCATCAGCACCATGGCGTTCAACCTGAACGGGTTCAACTTCAACCAGTCCATCCTGGATTCTCAGGGTCGTGTGATTGGCACCTGGGCTGACGTGATCAACCGGGCCAACCTGGGTATGGAAGTGATGCACGAGCGCAATGCTCACAACTTCCCCCTCGACCTGGCTACCGCCGAGGCTCCTGAAATCATCGGCTAG
- a CDS encoding helix-turn-helix transcriptional regulator, which produces MTRQKRSITLSIDETEKAQLEQLALDFGQNWGDRPNISKLLKAIATGKLRLAANHDWDKDRIDRLARGLNLLKDEGYWEEALTLAQLLLERSELNYPLRQELQAWVDRPGIPWRLEIDRCIRQQRPFRLTYQDAANRVWHFTVRHAKIERYEDHQYLHCWCDETEGNQDIAPLHHNWTFRLDRIPDEAVLSPAAGPWQPELSYLEVEFFLVGGLALGYRSKTKADIINEWQPETQRRRVVRRISNTFWFLRDVRRYGADCCIASPADLRERFVQELEQWMASYREEKP; this is translated from the coding sequence ATGACCCGCCAAAAACGTTCTATTACCTTGTCCATCGACGAAACCGAAAAGGCCCAGCTAGAGCAATTGGCGCTCGATTTTGGCCAAAATTGGGGAGACCGGCCCAATATCTCCAAGCTGCTCAAGGCCATTGCCACAGGCAAGCTACGGCTGGCGGCTAACCACGATTGGGACAAAGATCGGATTGACCGTCTTGCCCGTGGGCTCAACCTATTGAAGGATGAGGGTTATTGGGAGGAAGCCTTGACCTTGGCCCAGCTCTTGCTAGAGCGGAGTGAGCTCAACTACCCACTGCGCCAAGAACTGCAAGCCTGGGTGGATCGCCCCGGCATTCCTTGGCGACTTGAGATTGACCGTTGCATTCGCCAGCAGCGCCCCTTTCGCCTCACCTATCAGGATGCCGCCAATCGGGTGTGGCATTTCACCGTGCGCCATGCCAAAATCGAGCGCTACGAAGACCACCAGTACCTCCACTGTTGGTGCGACGAAACCGAAGGCAACCAGGATATAGCCCCTCTTCATCACAACTGGACTTTCCGCCTAGACCGCATCCCCGACGAGGCTGTGCTCTCTCCAGCGGCGGGGCCGTGGCAGCCAGAACTCAGCTACCTTGAAGTGGAGTTCTTTTTAGTGGGCGGGTTGGCCTTGGGCTATCGCTCTAAAACCAAGGCCGACATTATTAATGAGTGGCAGCCCGAAACCCAGCGGCGGCGAGTCGTGCGGCGCATCAGCAATACCTTTTGGTTTCTGCGGGACGTGCGCCGTTATGGGGCCGATTGCTGCATCGCCAGCCCTGCCGATCTGCGGGAGCGGTTTGTGCAAGAGCTGGAACAATGGATGGCGAGCTATCGCGAAGAAAAGCCATAA
- a CDS encoding Uma2 family endonuclease gives MAVEILRKKFTVGQYHQMVESGILTNRDRVELLQGDIIEMSPVGRQHAACVDRLNKVLVLGLSARVMVRVQSPIRLGHRSAPQPDVALLRRRPDFYATAHPQADDVLALVEVADTTVEFDRTVKVPLYAQDGIAEVWMVDLKAGAVEVYREPSGDGYQQVQTFRRGDGLEFQALADAQFTVDQILG, from the coding sequence ATGGCAGTCGAAATCTTGCGGAAGAAATTTACGGTCGGCCAATATCACCAGATGGTTGAGTCTGGCATTTTGACGAATCGAGACCGGGTTGAGCTACTGCAAGGGGACATTATCGAAATGTCGCCCGTGGGTAGACAGCACGCGGCCTGTGTTGATCGGTTGAATAAGGTGTTGGTGTTAGGACTGTCGGCCAGGGTCATGGTGCGGGTGCAAAGCCCAATTCGGCTAGGCCATCGCTCAGCGCCTCAGCCTGATGTGGCCCTTCTGCGACGGCGACCCGATTTCTATGCCACGGCCCACCCCCAAGCCGATGATGTGTTGGCGCTGGTGGAGGTTGCGGATACCACGGTTGAGTTTGACCGCACGGTGAAGGTGCCGCTCTATGCCCAAGATGGCATTGCGGAGGTTTGGATGGTAGACCTGAAGGCGGGCGCGGTGGAGGTCTATCGAGAGCCGAGTGGCGATGGATACCAACAGGTGCAGACGTTTCGACGAGGGGATGGGCTTGAGTTTCAGGCGCTTGCTGATGCTCAGTTCACAGTTGATCAGATTTTGGGTTGA
- a CDS encoding nucleotidyltransferase domain-containing protein, producing MPSPILTTAALTDWLTVAVARLCQHIAPERIILFGSWARGSATRRSDIDLFLVWDCALPPLDRIGQVLALLVDAPAPVEVIVYTPAELAQRSERPFIRQLLAEGKILYSQDSP from the coding sequence ATGCCGTCACCCATCCTCACCACCGCCGCGCTCACAGACTGGCTCACCGTCGCCGTAGCCCGCCTCTGCCAGCACATCGCCCCAGAGCGCATCATTTTATTTGGGTCTTGGGCCAGGGGCAGCGCCACCCGCCGCTCCGATATTGATCTCTTTTTGGTGTGGGATTGCGCCCTGCCCCCCTTGGATCGCATCGGTCAGGTGTTGGCCTTGCTGGTGGATGCTCCGGCCCCGGTGGAGGTTATCGTCTACACCCCAGCAGAACTCGCCCAGCGCTCAGAGCGGCCCTTTATTCGTCAACTCTTGGCCGAAGGTAAAATCCTCTATTCCCAAGACTCCCCATGA
- a CDS encoding type II toxin-antitoxin system HigB family toxin has protein sequence MRLIKKANIIQDAQAYPPDIQKSVMAWCKVVKQANWESLDDIRKTYDRSVDQVGKFLVFNIKSYRLIVICNFKAQIIYYRYFLTHPEYDKGQWKR, from the coding sequence ATGAGGCTGATCAAAAAAGCCAATATTATTCAGGATGCCCAAGCCTACCCCCCAGATATTCAGAAAAGCGTCATGGCTTGGTGCAAGGTGGTCAAACAGGCCAACTGGGAAAGCCTAGACGACATCAGAAAGACCTACGACCGCTCCGTAGACCAGGTCGGTAAGTTTTTAGTTTTTAACATCAAAAGCTATCGGTTAATTGTGATTTGTAACTTTAAGGCGCAGATCATTTACTACCGCTATTTCTTAACCCACCCAGAGTACGACAAAGGTCAGTGGAAGCGATGA
- a CDS encoding ParA family protein — protein MIITVAGFKGGVGKTTTAIHLAAYFAQKSDKTLLVDGDPNRSSLSWAKRGTLPFQVCDLMAAAKASRGKDHVIVDTEAHPDEAELEALAEGCDLLVLPSTPDALALEALLATVDNLHNLASYGVVLTMVDSRKKGTALQAKETLKRLSIPVFQQMIRRLTAYEKAALAGVPVYDTGDRFGRIAWGEYESLAKEIERHV, from the coding sequence ATGATTATTACCGTTGCTGGCTTCAAGGGCGGAGTTGGTAAAACCACCACCGCCATTCACCTAGCCGCTTACTTTGCCCAAAAATCTGACAAGACGCTGTTGGTGGATGGTGACCCCAATCGGTCTTCACTCTCCTGGGCCAAGCGGGGTACCCTGCCGTTCCAGGTGTGTGATCTGATGGCCGCCGCCAAAGCCTCTAGGGGCAAAGATCACGTCATTGTGGATACCGAGGCCCACCCCGATGAAGCCGAACTCGAAGCCCTGGCCGAAGGCTGCGACTTGTTGGTGCTGCCCTCCACCCCCGATGCCCTGGCCCTAGAAGCGTTGTTGGCCACCGTGGATAACTTACACAACCTGGCCTCCTACGGTGTGGTGTTGACCATGGTAGACAGCCGCAAAAAAGGAACCGCTCTCCAGGCCAAAGAGACGCTTAAGCGCTTAAGCATTCCTGTGTTTCAGCAGATGATTCGCCGCTTAACCGCCTACGAAAAAGCGGCCCTGGCCGGGGTGCCTGTGTATGACACTGGGGATCGGTTTGGCCGCATCGCCTGGGGAGAGTATGAATCGCTAGCCAAGGAGATTGAGCGCCATGTCTGA
- a CDS encoding relaxase/mobilization nuclease domain-containing protein yields MLVKHTKRKDPLGVAQYVLNRSEAQVIGGNLICLDNPYTIAREIRHSCAASRRLQYTTYHASLAIAPPAQLSDDGWFLIASDYLDKMGYTHLPYVVVRHTDTDHDHVHIVAGRFDLDKGKRVPGDWDHYKAEAAARELEVEYGLPLTVSSWYKERKPPTVGMIRHERDTGQPAVKPELQDLIDDLSGQVDSLDQFADRLEEAGVELMLKPINETTVGLTYHFKGLYFSASQLGRAYTLNGLRQFRGIESPQDSAAVMDWWEGRQRGQESAQVEPGPAQVQDEDHSQPEPELATEFPTPAQPASQNQEPPGVDPSLKELEVQQRQVQKDEDRKRKAQQRRQKQRNRQMEL; encoded by the coding sequence ATGCTGGTTAAGCACACCAAGCGCAAAGACCCCCTCGGCGTGGCCCAGTACGTGTTGAATCGGTCTGAGGCCCAGGTGATTGGCGGCAACCTGATTTGCCTCGATAATCCCTACACCATCGCTCGTGAGATCCGCCATAGCTGTGCAGCGTCCCGTCGGCTTCAGTACACCACCTACCATGCCTCCCTCGCCATCGCCCCCCCTGCACAGCTATCGGATGACGGTTGGTTCCTCATCGCCAGCGACTACCTCGACAAAATGGGCTACACCCATCTGCCCTATGTGGTCGTGCGCCACACCGATACCGACCATGACCATGTTCATATCGTGGCAGGTCGGTTTGACCTCGATAAAGGTAAGCGAGTACCCGGAGATTGGGATCACTACAAAGCCGAAGCGGCGGCCCGAGAACTCGAAGTTGAGTATGGCTTGCCCCTGACTGTCTCAAGCTGGTACAAGGAACGGAAACCGCCCACGGTTGGCATGATTCGCCATGAACGAGACACGGGCCAACCTGCGGTTAAGCCTGAGCTTCAAGACCTGATTGACGACCTCTCAGGCCAAGTCGATAGCCTTGACCAGTTTGCGGATCGTCTAGAAGAAGCTGGGGTTGAGCTGATGCTTAAACCCATCAACGAGACCACGGTGGGCCTGACCTATCACTTCAAGGGACTCTATTTCAGCGCCTCTCAGCTCGGTCGTGCCTACACCCTGAATGGTCTCCGCCAGTTTCGAGGGATTGAGTCGCCCCAGGACAGTGCCGCCGTGATGGACTGGTGGGAGGGACGGCAGCGGGGTCAGGAATCTGCACAGGTTGAGCCAGGGCCAGCCCAGGTTCAGGATGAGGATCACAGTCAGCCCGAACCCGAACTCGCAACTGAATTCCCAACCCCAGCCCAGCCCGCCAGCCAAAACCAGGAACCGCCAGGTGTTGACCCATCTCTGAAAGAGCTTGAGGTGCAGCAGCGTCAGGTCCAGAAAGATGAAGACCGGAAACGGAAAGCGCAGCAGCGACGGCAGAAGCAGCGCAATCGTCAGATGGAACTATGA